Proteins from one Ahaetulla prasina isolate Xishuangbanna chromosome 2, ASM2864084v1, whole genome shotgun sequence genomic window:
- the CARD14 gene encoding caspase recruitment domain-containing protein 14 isoform X6, which yields MPTTTFKSADQQEQVSIMGETGVDDPSLVDQELRDMDEDRLWEMVEGHRYRIVRGVSPSRLTPYLRQAKVLGQLDEEEILHSPQFTNRAMRVGHMLDLLKSRGKNGALAFLESLKLHNPDIYVLITGLEPSIDHNNFSDLIESSQLTECLAKAVSSLQEELSQEKRQKVSLLQHCRRLKENTAQLEAEAESLRGIETECNRMKRELSAHFHEALKLKDELYGLSLRYSSALQEKDLAITRSRSLQEELYLMKQELQRAQVSSCHQRERSSRISGDTQMQTDELLKLTEENEHLKSLLELETFSVVQKDILEQNLDDALEGKQELLNRLHSLREQAALAENQRKQCWEEKENTLIECQKMKVDCEIYKEQISALQAQISDLQKERDQAYNARDTAQLEISQSLLEKDSLRRKVFELTNEICEVRKKASMGDSVLTQVPRSGHLITESKDHCPKKKQPLVRMHAICPREDSQDSLMSISEVCISILHPSHTFASSLSSRSWSWSSHDQMDSFRSCSPIPPCKLSLQRRAMQDSSLSWSSQEFLDEEFSVTSAEEKGRDPSFEYDMGRDDGSSLWLHVDPCISESVPMRRRLAQRFPSRITTIAFQANALLEQISIIGGNQTGIFIHRVTPGSIADEMSLSPGQQIVLVIRNY from the exons GTTTCCATTATGGGGGAGACAGGAGTAGATGATCCCAGCCTCGTTGATCAAGAACTTCGGGATATGGATGAAGATCGCTTATGGGAGATGGTGGAGGGCCATCGTTACAGAATTGTGAGGGGCGTCTCCCCCAGTCGTCTTACCCCCTATTTACGGCAGGCCAAAGTGCTGGGTCAATTGGATGAGGAAGAAATCTTGCACAGCCCCCAGTTCACAAATAGAGCCATGAGAGTCG GCCACATGCTGGATCTCTTGAAATCCCGTGGGAAAAATGGGGCTCTTGCTTTTCTGGAAAGCTTGAAACTTCACAATCCTGATATTTATGTGCTCATTACTGGTTTGGAGCCTTCCATAGACCACAACAATTTTAGCG atctgATTGAAAGTTCCCAGTTGACAGAATGCTTGGCCAAAGCAGTTAGCAGCCTGCAAGAGGAGCTAAGCCAGGAGAAACGCCAGAAGGTGTCCCTGCTTCAACACTGCCGCAGACTCAAGGAAAACACTGCCCAGCTGGAAGCTGAGGCTGAAAGCCTGCGGGGCATTGAAACGGAGTGTAACCGGATGAAGAGGGAACTCAGTGCTCACTTCCATGAGGCCCTCAAGCTTAAAGATGAACTTTATGGGCTCTCTTTGCGCTACAGCAGTGCCCTTCAAGAGAAGGACCTGGCTATTACCCGCTCCCGGAGCTTGCAGGAAGAG CTCTACCTGATGAAGCAAGAACTGCAGCGAGCCCAAGTGTCATCGTGCCATCAACGGGAAAGATCCTCAAGAATTTCTGGGGATACGCAGATGCAGACAGATGAGCTCttaaaactgacagaagagaACGAACATCTCAAGTCACTGTTGGAGCTGGAAACCTTCAGTGTG GTGCAGAAAGATATTCTAGAGCAAAACCTTGATGATGCTCTGGAGGGCAAACAGGAATTGCTAAATCGACTTCACTCACTGAGAGAGCAAGCAGCCCTTGCTGAGAATCAGCGAAAACAG TgttgggaagaaaaggaaaacacttTAATTGAATGTCAAAAGATGAAGGTGGACTGTGAGATCTACAAGGAGCAAATCAGTGCCCTTCAGGCTCAAATATCTGATCTACAGAAAGAAAGAGATCAG GCCTACAATGCCAGGGACACTGCTCAGCTGGAAATTTCCCAAAGCCTCCTGGAGAAAGATTCTCTTCGCCGTAAAGTCTTTGAGCTCACAAATGAAATTTGTGAAGTCAGGAAAAAAGCCAGCATGGGAGATTCGGTGCTTACT CAGGTACCAAGGAGTGGGCATCTCATCACTGAATCCAAGGACCATTGTCCAAAGAAAAAGCAGCCCCTAGTACGAATGCATGCCATCTGTCCTCGGGAGGACAGTCAGGACAGCTTGATGAGCATATCAGAGGTGTGCATTTCAATCCTCCATCCATCTCACACCTTTGCATCCTCTTTAAGTTCAAGATCATGG tCTTGGTCAAGTCATGATCAAATGGACAGTTTCCGATCATGCAGCCCAATCCCACCTTGTAAACTTTCTCTACAGAGAAGAGCCATGCAAGATAGCTCGCTTTCTTGGAG TTCTCAGGAGTTCCTGGACGAGGAATTTTCTGTCAcctcagctgaagaaaaagggagggatccCTCTTTTGAATACGACATGGGGAGAGACG atggctcttccctctggctccACGTAGACCCTTGCATCTCTGAGAG TGTACCCATGCGCCGCCGACTTGCACAGCGCTTCCCAAGCCGTATCACAACTATTGCCTTCCAAGCCAATGCCTTATTGGAGCAGATCAGCATCATTGGGGGCAACCAGACTGGCATCTTCATTCATCGAGTCACTCCTGGATCCATTGCTGATGAAATGTCTTTGTCACCAGGCCAGCAGATTGTGCTG